From Amycolatopsis cihanbeyliensis, a single genomic window includes:
- the mnmA gene encoding tRNA 2-thiouridine(34) synthase MnmA, which produces MRVLAAMSGGVDSAVAAARAVAAGHDVVGVHLALSAKPGTLRTGSRGCCTIEDSHDARRAADILGIPFYVWDFAERFTEEVVETFVGEYAAGRTPNPCVTCNEKIKFEALLEKAMALGFDAVCTGHYARLSVVDGVPQLRRSADEGKDQSYVLASLTPEQLRHAYFPLGDSVKSEVRVEAEERGLAVANKPDSHDICFIPDGDTRGFLESRLGQRPGELVDAESGAVLGRHTGVHGFTVGQRKGLGIEAPAPDGRPRYVLGLEPVSGTVRVGSADRLGVREIRANRAIWPAEPPAGPVECVVQVRAHGGTAPAVATGADPTAGEVRMELREPLRGVAPGQVVVLYRPDAEAGDLVLGSAKISATG; this is translated from the coding sequence ATGCGAGTACTCGCCGCGATGAGCGGGGGTGTCGACTCCGCCGTCGCCGCCGCGCGGGCGGTGGCCGCGGGACACGACGTGGTCGGCGTGCATCTCGCACTGTCGGCGAAGCCGGGGACGCTGCGTACCGGTTCGCGCGGTTGCTGCACCATCGAGGACTCCCACGATGCCCGCCGCGCCGCGGACATCCTCGGCATCCCGTTCTACGTATGGGACTTCGCCGAGCGGTTCACCGAGGAGGTCGTGGAGACCTTCGTCGGCGAGTACGCGGCCGGCCGCACGCCGAACCCCTGTGTCACCTGCAACGAGAAGATCAAGTTCGAGGCCTTGCTGGAGAAGGCGATGGCGCTCGGCTTCGACGCGGTCTGCACGGGGCACTATGCCCGGCTGTCCGTTGTGGACGGGGTGCCCCAGCTCCGCCGCAGTGCGGACGAGGGCAAGGACCAGTCCTACGTGCTCGCCTCGCTGACCCCCGAGCAGCTTCGGCACGCGTACTTCCCGCTCGGCGACTCGGTGAAGTCCGAGGTACGGGTGGAGGCCGAGGAGCGCGGCCTCGCGGTGGCGAACAAGCCGGACAGCCACGACATCTGCTTCATCCCGGACGGGGACACCAGGGGCTTCCTCGAGTCGCGGCTGGGGCAGCGCCCCGGCGAGCTGGTGGACGCCGAGAGCGGTGCGGTGCTCGGGCGGCACACCGGCGTGCACGGCTTCACGGTCGGCCAGCGTAAGGGTCTCGGGATCGAGGCACCCGCACCCGACGGGCGGCCGCGTTACGTGCTCGGCCTCGAACCGGTCTCCGGCACGGTCAGGGTCGGCTCCGCGGACCGGCTCGGGGTGCGTGAGATCCGTGCCAACCGGGCGATCTGGCCCGCCGAGCCGCCTGCGGGGCCGGTGGAGTGCGTGGTGCAGGTGCGCGCGCACGGCGGCACCGCCCCCGCGGTGGCCACCGGGGCCGACCCCACGGCCGGCGAGGTCCGGATGGAGCTGCGCGAGCCGTTGCGTGGGGTCGCGCCCGGGCAGGTGGTCGTGCTGTACCGCCCGGACGCCGAGGCCGGCGATCTCGTGCTGGGCAGCGCCAAGATCAGCGCCACGGGCTGA
- a CDS encoding acyl-CoA synthetase, which translates to MNPALNSSTVADILRRSAARVPDRIALRFGERQWTYAELDAGVSRAAAHLLGLGLRRGDRVAAYGKNSDAYLIGFLACARAGLVHVPVNYNLTGEDLAYLIGQSGSGVVLTDPALREAVDAVTGELAVSRVLPLRDAAGSLLAVAAAGDDVPEPAVEVADTDLAQLLYTSGTTSRPKGAMMTHRALVHEYLSCVVGLDLAEDDEPLHVMPLYHSAQMHVFLLPWLAVGATNHLMEIPEPGEILRRIAEDRHRAFFAAPTLWVALANHPDFGERDLGALRKAYYGASIMPGPVLERLRAAMPELGFYNCFGQSEIAPLATILRPEEHARRPESAGRAALFVELRVVDGSGTDVPPGELGEVVYRSPQLCVGYWDKPEETEEAFRDGWFHSGDLVRRDEEGFIYVVDRIKDVINTGGVLVASREVEDALYTHPAVGEVAVIGLPDEHWIEAITAIVVSKKDVSAEELLAHLRERMSAFKVPKSVHFVDDLPRNASGKILKRELRARLTP; encoded by the coding sequence ATGAACCCCGCCCTGAACTCCAGCACGGTCGCCGACATCCTGCGGCGCAGCGCCGCACGGGTCCCCGACCGCATCGCCCTGCGGTTCGGCGAACGGCAGTGGACCTATGCCGAGCTGGACGCCGGGGTGTCGAGGGCCGCGGCCCATCTGCTCGGCCTCGGCCTGCGCAGGGGCGATCGGGTGGCGGCCTACGGGAAGAACTCCGATGCCTACCTGATCGGCTTCCTGGCCTGCGCCAGGGCCGGGCTGGTGCATGTTCCGGTGAACTACAACCTCACCGGCGAGGACCTGGCCTACCTGATCGGGCAGTCCGGCAGTGGCGTGGTGCTCACCGACCCAGCGCTGCGGGAGGCGGTGGACGCGGTCACGGGTGAGCTCGCCGTGAGCCGGGTGCTGCCGCTGCGGGACGCCGCGGGCTCCCTGCTCGCCGTCGCCGCAGCCGGCGACGACGTGCCGGAACCGGCGGTCGAGGTCGCCGATACCGATCTGGCGCAGCTGCTCTACACCTCCGGCACCACGTCGCGGCCGAAGGGCGCGATGATGACGCATCGCGCGCTGGTGCACGAGTACCTTTCCTGCGTCGTCGGGCTCGATCTCGCCGAGGACGACGAGCCGCTGCACGTGATGCCGCTGTACCACAGCGCGCAGATGCATGTGTTCCTGTTGCCCTGGCTGGCTGTCGGCGCCACCAACCACCTGATGGAGATACCTGAACCGGGGGAGATCCTGCGGCGGATAGCCGAGGACCGGCACCGGGCGTTCTTCGCCGCGCCGACGTTGTGGGTCGCGCTGGCCAACCACCCCGATTTCGGTGAGCGGGACCTCGGTGCGTTGCGCAAGGCGTACTACGGTGCCTCGATCATGCCGGGCCCTGTGCTGGAGCGGCTCCGCGCGGCCATGCCGGAACTGGGGTTCTACAACTGCTTCGGGCAGTCCGAGATCGCCCCGCTGGCCACGATCCTGCGCCCGGAGGAACACGCGCGGCGGCCGGAATCGGCCGGGCGGGCCGCGCTGTTCGTGGAACTGCGGGTGGTCGACGGGAGTGGAACCGATGTCCCACCCGGTGAGCTCGGGGAGGTCGTGTACCGGTCACCCCAGCTTTGTGTGGGGTACTGGGACAAGCCGGAGGAGACCGAGGAGGCCTTTCGGGACGGCTGGTTCCACTCCGGCGACCTGGTCCGCCGGGATGAGGAGGGCTTCATCTACGTGGTGGACCGGATCAAGGACGTGATCAACACCGGCGGGGTGCTGGTGGCCTCCCGCGAGGTCGAGGACGCGCTGTACACCCATCCCGCGGTCGGCGAAGTGGCCGTGATCGGGCTGCCGGACGAGCACTGGATCGAGGCGATCACCGCGATTGTCGTATCCAAAAAGGATGTATCAGCGGAGGAGTTGCTGGCGCACCTGCGGGAGCGGATGTCGGCTTTCAAGGTGCCGAAATCGGTGCATTTCGTCGACGACCTGCCGCGTAACGCGTCCGGCAAGATCCTCAAGCGGGAGTTGCGTGCCCGGCTGACCCCGTAG
- a CDS encoding L,D-transpeptidase family protein, producing the protein MRGARFVNVAVATVVVTVAAGGAWYLAEQRERPVPASARSVPVDTASAVTPSTTRPRANPVPGAQRTLRELGYQVREVTGELDARTRHAVVAFQKVHGLARTGELDAATLGRLDTPTTPRPESTDPGFHLEVDLGRQVVFTVRDGTVDRIHDASTGRPGKATPPGDYRMRYQIDGMRYAPLGPMYRPSYFTTTGLAIHGGEPVETRAASNGCVRLTNPSIDELFPRLGPGTRVLIY; encoded by the coding sequence ATGCGCGGCGCGCGCTTCGTGAACGTCGCCGTAGCCACGGTCGTGGTGACCGTGGCGGCCGGCGGCGCCTGGTACCTGGCCGAGCAGCGGGAGCGACCAGTGCCAGCCTCGGCGAGATCGGTCCCGGTCGACACCGCCAGCGCGGTCACCCCGAGCACCACCCGGCCGCGCGCGAATCCGGTGCCGGGCGCGCAGCGGACCCTGCGGGAGCTCGGCTACCAGGTACGCGAGGTCACCGGCGAGTTGGACGCGCGGACGCGGCATGCCGTGGTCGCCTTCCAGAAGGTGCACGGCCTGGCCAGGACCGGCGAGCTCGACGCGGCGACCCTGGGGCGGCTCGACACCCCGACCACCCCGCGACCGGAGTCCACCGATCCCGGGTTCCATCTCGAGGTCGACCTCGGCCGGCAGGTGGTGTTCACCGTGCGCGACGGCACGGTCGACCGGATCCACGACGCCTCGACCGGCAGACCGGGCAAGGCCACCCCGCCGGGGGACTACCGGATGCGGTACCAGATCGACGGAATGCGCTATGCCCCGCTCGGGCCGATGTACCGGCCGAGCTACTTCACCACCACCGGGCTCGCCATCCACGGTGGCGAGCCGGTGGAAACCCGGGCCGCCAGCAACGGCTGCGTGCGGCTGACCAACCCGTCGATCGACGAGCTGTTCCCGCGGCTCGGTCCGGGAACCCGGGTGCTGATCTACTGA
- a CDS encoding methyltransferase domain-containing protein, with the protein MTSADLIEELIAAGMDPAGWAREFEAVDRAAFIPARVWADDEHGRASPIDADADPARWRAAVYRDEPVVTQYDDGATEWPATSLNATSSASQPSIVLAMLDALDVSEGDRVLEIGTGTGYNTALLAERVGGENVISIEVDHGLAEQARRNLADAGYKVMVACDDGAAGALAGAPFDRVVCTAGVLAGQLPYAWVEQTVPDGLVLTPWGTTYRNGGLVRLTVHGDGAASGPIIGDAAFMQLREQRAPRGEATRFGDRLDASAAPTEHTTVPPLEIGIGHGAFTVGLRLPGVRRGVFYDDPTEVLLYHVPTGSVASVHVPDDAGTGPWPLRQLGPRRLWDEAVAAHAWWVGQGRPERTRYGVTVERDRQAVWLDEPGNIVA; encoded by the coding sequence GTGACCAGTGCCGACCTGATCGAGGAACTGATCGCCGCGGGCATGGATCCTGCCGGATGGGCACGCGAGTTCGAGGCCGTCGACCGTGCCGCGTTCATTCCGGCACGGGTGTGGGCCGACGATGAGCACGGCCGGGCCAGCCCGATCGATGCCGACGCGGATCCGGCCCGGTGGCGGGCGGCGGTGTACCGGGACGAGCCGGTGGTCACCCAGTACGACGACGGTGCCACCGAGTGGCCTGCCACGAGCTTGAACGCAACGAGTTCGGCTTCGCAACCCAGCATCGTGCTGGCCATGCTCGACGCCCTCGACGTATCTGAGGGAGACCGGGTGCTGGAGATCGGCACCGGAACCGGCTATAACACGGCGCTGCTGGCCGAGCGGGTCGGCGGCGAGAACGTGATCAGCATCGAGGTCGACCACGGTCTCGCCGAGCAGGCTCGCCGCAACCTCGCCGATGCCGGCTACAAGGTCATGGTGGCCTGCGACGACGGGGCGGCCGGGGCGCTGGCGGGTGCCCCGTTCGACCGGGTGGTGTGCACCGCTGGCGTGCTCGCCGGCCAGTTGCCGTACGCCTGGGTTGAGCAGACCGTGCCGGACGGGCTGGTGTTGACCCCGTGGGGCACCACGTACCGCAACGGTGGCCTGGTCCGGCTCACGGTGCACGGCGACGGCGCCGCCAGCGGCCCGATCATCGGCGATGCCGCGTTCATGCAGTTGCGCGAGCAGCGCGCCCCGCGCGGGGAAGCCACCCGGTTCGGCGACCGCCTCGACGCCAGCGCCGCGCCCACCGAGCACACCACGGTGCCGCCGCTGGAGATCGGCATCGGGCACGGCGCGTTCACCGTAGGGCTGCGGCTGCCCGGTGTGCGCCGCGGTGTGTTCTACGACGACCCCACCGAGGTGCTGCTGTACCACGTGCCCACCGGGTCGGTCGCCAGTGTCCACGTGCCCGACGACGCCGGCACGGGGCCGTGGCCGCTGCGGCAGCTTGGCCCGCGGCGGCTGTGGGACGAAGCCGTGGCCGCGCATGCCTGGTGGGTGGGGCAAGGCCGGCCGGAGCGCACCCGGTACGGGGTCACCGTGGAGCGGGACCGGCAGGCGGTGTGGCTGGACGAACCCGGCAACATCGTCGCGTGA
- a CDS encoding GNAT family N-acetyltransferase: MKIRRARAADVESIVRMLADDQLGATRESTADLAPYLRAFELIEADPNQLLVVAEDAGEPVGTLQLTIIPGLGRGGALRGQIEAVRVRAGHRGTGLGERLVRWAIAESRRRGCALVQLTSDVSRTAAHRFYQRLGFTASHTGFKLPLPADGQ, encoded by the coding sequence ATCAAGATTAGACGCGCGCGGGCCGCCGATGTCGAGTCCATCGTCCGGATGCTCGCCGACGACCAGCTCGGCGCTACCAGGGAGTCGACCGCGGACCTGGCGCCCTACCTCCGGGCGTTCGAGCTGATCGAGGCCGACCCGAACCAGCTGCTGGTCGTCGCCGAGGATGCCGGGGAGCCGGTCGGTACGCTGCAGCTCACGATCATCCCGGGCCTGGGGCGGGGTGGCGCGCTGCGCGGCCAGATCGAGGCCGTGCGAGTGCGGGCCGGCCACCGGGGCACCGGCCTCGGCGAACGGCTGGTCCGCTGGGCCATCGCGGAGTCCCGCAGGCGGGGCTGCGCCCTGGTGCAGCTCACCTCCGACGTCTCGCGCACCGCGGCACACCGTTTCTACCAGCGGCTCGGTTTCACCGCCTCGCACACCGGCTTCAAGCTGCCGCTCCCCGCGGACGGTCAGTAG